A portion of the Chromobacterium sp. IIBBL 290-4 genome contains these proteins:
- a CDS encoding Tex family protein, translating to MLKSLSSRLAAELAVRESQVAATVELIDGGATVPFIARYRKEVTGGLDDTQLRTLAERLVYLREMDDRRDSILKSIAEQGKLTPELEAALYASDNKTTLEDLYLPYKPKRRTKAQIAREAGLEPLADSLLADPSQDPNALAETYLNVEAGVADIKAALDGARAILIERFAEDAELLGQLREKLWNEGELAAAVVSGKETEGAKFSDYFDHREHIKAMPSHRALALLRGRNEGVLSVALKYQPDETPITERSAYEMLIAARFGVKDAGRAADKWLLDGVRLCWRAKIFLSLELELVSRLKDAADGEAIKVFAANLHDLLLAAPAGRRATLGLDPGLRTGCKVAVVDDTGKVLDTTAIYPHEPRREWDKSIAILGALCTRHKVDLISIGNGTASRETDKLAQDLIKAFPQLGMTKIVVSEAGASVYSASELAAKEFPDMDVSLRGAVSIARRLQDPLAELVKIDPKSIGVGQYQHDVNQSQLARALDGVVEDCVNAVGVDVNTASVPLLTRISGLNATLASNIVSYRDQNGAFRTRKELLKVPRLGDKTFEQAAGFLRIAGGDNPLDASSVHPEAYPVVEKIVAKAGREVKTLIGDSAFLKSVRATDYTDERFGLPTVMDILKELDKPGRDPRPEFKTATFQDGVEDIKHLQPGMVLEGVVTNVANFGAFVDIGVHQDGLVHISALSNKFIDDPRKVVKAGDVVKVKVLEVDVARKRIALTMRLDDEVGSGNSRGGRSDSRSDNRPRQQRGQSSAPQGDTAMAAAFAKLRKS from the coding sequence ATGCTGAAAAGCCTTTCCAGCCGCCTGGCGGCTGAGCTTGCCGTCCGCGAATCGCAGGTGGCGGCCACTGTCGAGTTGATCGACGGCGGCGCCACCGTTCCCTTCATCGCCCGTTACCGCAAGGAAGTCACCGGCGGGCTGGATGACACCCAGCTGCGCACGCTGGCCGAGCGCCTGGTTTATCTGCGCGAAATGGACGACCGCCGCGACAGCATCCTCAAGAGCATCGCCGAGCAAGGCAAGCTGACCCCCGAGCTGGAAGCGGCCCTCTACGCCAGCGACAACAAAACCACGCTGGAAGACCTGTACCTCCCTTATAAGCCCAAGCGCCGCACCAAGGCGCAGATCGCGCGCGAAGCCGGTCTGGAGCCGTTGGCCGACAGCCTGCTGGCCGACCCGTCGCAAGATCCGAACGCGCTGGCCGAAACCTACCTCAATGTTGAAGCTGGCGTTGCCGACATCAAGGCAGCTTTGGACGGCGCGCGCGCCATCCTGATCGAGCGCTTCGCCGAAGACGCGGAGCTCTTGGGCCAATTGCGCGAAAAGCTGTGGAACGAAGGCGAGCTGGCCGCTGCAGTCGTCTCCGGCAAGGAGACGGAGGGCGCCAAGTTCTCCGATTATTTCGACCACCGCGAACATATCAAGGCGATGCCGTCGCACCGAGCGCTGGCGCTCTTGCGCGGCCGCAACGAGGGCGTGCTGAGCGTCGCGCTGAAATACCAGCCGGACGAAACGCCCATCACCGAGCGTTCGGCCTATGAAATGCTGATCGCCGCCCGCTTCGGCGTCAAAGACGCCGGCCGCGCAGCCGACAAGTGGCTGCTGGACGGCGTGCGTTTGTGCTGGCGCGCCAAGATATTCCTGTCGCTGGAGCTGGAGCTGGTGTCGCGCTTGAAGGACGCCGCTGACGGCGAGGCTATCAAGGTCTTCGCAGCCAATCTGCACGATCTGCTGCTGGCCGCGCCGGCTGGCCGCCGCGCGACGCTGGGTCTGGACCCGGGCCTGCGCACAGGCTGCAAGGTGGCCGTGGTCGACGATACCGGCAAGGTGCTGGACACCACCGCCATCTATCCGCACGAGCCGCGCCGCGAGTGGGACAAGTCCATCGCCATCCTCGGCGCGCTGTGCACGCGTCACAAAGTGGATCTGATTTCCATTGGCAACGGCACCGCCAGCCGCGAAACCGACAAGCTTGCGCAGGACCTGATCAAGGCCTTCCCGCAATTGGGCATGACCAAGATCGTGGTGTCCGAAGCCGGCGCCTCGGTGTATTCGGCGTCGGAATTGGCGGCCAAGGAATTCCCGGACATGGACGTCAGCTTGCGCGGAGCGGTATCCATCGCCCGCCGTCTGCAAGACCCGCTGGCCGAGCTGGTGAAGATCGACCCTAAATCCATCGGGGTCGGTCAGTATCAGCATGACGTCAATCAAAGCCAGTTGGCGCGCGCGCTGGACGGCGTGGTGGAGGATTGCGTCAATGCGGTGGGTGTGGACGTCAATACCGCCTCGGTGCCGCTGCTGACCCGCATCTCCGGCCTAAATGCGACGCTGGCATCCAATATCGTCTCCTATCGCGACCAGAACGGCGCCTTCCGCACCCGCAAGGAATTGCTGAAAGTGCCGCGTCTGGGCGACAAGACCTTCGAGCAGGCGGCCGGCTTCCTGCGCATCGCCGGCGGCGACAACCCGCTGGATGCGTCGTCGGTGCACCCGGAAGCTTATCCGGTGGTGGAGAAGATCGTCGCCAAGGCCGGCCGCGAGGTTAAAACCTTGATCGGCGATTCCGCCTTTTTGAAGTCGGTGCGCGCGACCGATTACACCGACGAGCGCTTCGGCCTGCCGACTGTGATGGACATTCTGAAAGAACTGGACAAGCCGGGGCGCGACCCGCGTCCGGAATTCAAGACCGCCACCTTCCAGGACGGCGTCGAGGACATCAAACATCTGCAGCCAGGCATGGTGTTGGAAGGTGTGGTCACCAACGTGGCCAACTTCGGCGCTTTCGTCGATATCGGCGTGCATCAGGATGGCCTGGTCCATATCTCGGCGCTGTCCAACAAGTTCATCGACGATCCGCGCAAGGTGGTCAAGGCCGGCGATGTGGTCAAGGTGAAGGTGCTGGAAGTGGACGTGGCGCGCAAGCGCATTGCGTTGACGATGCGGCTGGATGATGAGGTCGGCTCCGGTAATAGCCGCGGCGGCCGCAGTGATAGCCGCTCGGACAATCGTCCGCGCCAGCAGCGCGGTCAGTCTTCCGCGCCGCAGGGCGATACCGCGATGGCGGCCGCCTTCGCCAAGCTGCGCAAGAGCTGA
- a CDS encoding STAS/SEC14 domain-containing protein — MISIREQDYGLDVALFNEFTLGDFQLLEQALLKRLEEHPKPDMLLDLSELKDFTLDMALEEVKFMRAHEAKMGRVAIVVGDVWIRLATHIAGLLSHTHVQYFDLVEEAQAWLARPVAA; from the coding sequence ATGATTTCGATCCGGGAACAAGATTATGGCCTGGATGTGGCCTTGTTCAATGAATTCACCTTGGGCGATTTTCAGTTGCTGGAGCAGGCATTGCTCAAGCGTCTGGAGGAGCATCCCAAGCCGGACATGCTGCTGGATCTGTCCGAACTGAAAGACTTCACGCTGGATATGGCGCTGGAAGAGGTGAAGTTCATGCGCGCCCATGAGGCCAAAATGGGGCGTGTCGCCATCGTGGTGGGCGATGTCTGGATCCGGCTGGCCACCCATATCGCGGGGCTGCTGTCGCACACCCATGTTCAGTATTTCGATCTGGTGGAAGAGGCGCAGGCCTGGCTGGCGCGTCCGGTCGCGGCTTGA
- a CDS encoding ClbS/DfsB family four-helix bundle protein: protein MPQSKDELLGAMRSSYASLRKALERVPEERLFEPSLEGHAKGTLMSVADLLAYLIGWNALVLKWHERESAGLAIDFPETGYAWNQLGLLAGKFYRDYRGLSAKELSTRLDDGFQALARLVEGLSDAELYGACWYGKWTRGRMIQFNSASPYRNARGRIVGWLRRGPA, encoded by the coding sequence GTGCCGCAAAGCAAGGATGAATTGCTGGGTGCGATGCGTAGTTCTTATGCTTCCTTGCGCAAAGCGCTCGAGCGTGTGCCAGAGGAGCGATTATTTGAGCCATCGCTGGAGGGGCATGCCAAAGGCACGCTGATGAGCGTGGCGGATTTATTGGCCTATTTGATAGGCTGGAACGCGTTGGTGCTCAAATGGCATGAGCGAGAGTCCGCGGGACTGGCGATAGATTTTCCGGAGACCGGCTATGCTTGGAACCAGCTTGGTTTATTGGCGGGAAAGTTTTATCGTGATTATCGCGGCCTGAGCGCGAAAGAGTTGTCGACGCGTTTGGATGACGGCTTTCAGGCCTTGGCGCGCTTGGTGGAGGGTTTGTCCGATGCCGAATTGTATGGCGCATGCTGGTATGGGAAGTGGACCCGCGGCAGAATGATACAGTTCAATAGCGCATCGCCGTATCGCAATGCGCGCGGACGCATAGTGGGCTGGCTGCGTCGCGGTCCGGCGTAG